From a single Brassica napus cultivar Da-Ae chromosome C9, Da-Ae, whole genome shotgun sequence genomic region:
- the LOC106401257 gene encoding 2-methoxy-6-polyprenyl-1,4-benzoquinol methylase, mitochondrial isoform X3, translating into MALRSISRRFGSRVLSYRSSSVASLHSHATSFGFQQVKEEEKRKLVGNVFSNVASSYDIMNDVMSGGLHRLWKERLVGKLSPFAGMKHLDVAGGTGDVAFRIFDAVNSVKRRALRKVDEDSLEETQIYVCDINPNMLNVGKQRAAERGLGDNKSLVWVEGDAEALSFDDNSMDGYTIAFGIRNVTHIEKALAEAYRVLKRGGRFLCLELSHVDIPVFKDVYDLYSFKVIPNLGELIAGDRESYQYLVESIRRFPPQEKFATMIADAGFEKVEYENLVGGVVAIHSAIKL; encoded by the exons ATGGCACTTCGATCGATCAGCAGGAGGTTTGGGAGCAGAGTCTTGAGTTACCGTTCCTCCTCTGTTGCTTCCCTTCATTCTCACGCCACAAGTTTCG GGTTTCAACAAgtgaaggaagaagagaaaagaaagttGGTTGGTAACGTTTTCTCCAATGTAGCTTCCAGTTACGATATCATGAATGATGTCATGAGCGGTGGCTTGCATAGGCTTTGGAAGGAAAG ACTCGTTGGGAAGCTGAGTCCATTTGCAGGGATGAAGCATCTTGATGTTGCCGGTGGAACGG GTGATGTTGCGTTTAGGATCTTTGACGCTGTTAACAGTGTCAAACGAAGAGCATTGCGGAAAGTTGATGAGGATTCACTTGAAGAAACTCAGATATACGTATGTGATATTAATCCCAACATGTTAAACGTTGGGAAACAACGTGCTGCTGAGAGAG GGTTAGGAGATAACAAGTCACTCGTATGGGTCGAAGGAGATGCAGAGGCCTTGAGTTTCGATGACAATTCAATGGATGGATACACTATTGCATTTGGAATAAGGAATGTCACACACATCGAAAAGGCTCTCGCAGAGGCTTATAG GGTACTAAAACGGGGCGGAAGATTCTTGTGCCTTGAGCTCAGCCATGTAGACATTCCGGTCTTCAAAGATGT ATACGATTTGTATTCATTCAAGGTCATTCCAAACTTAGGGGAACTAATAGCCGGTGACCGAGAATCTTACCAATACTTGGTTGAGAGTATTCGTCGGTTTCCTCCTCAG GAGAAATTTGCAACGATGATAGCAGACGCAGGATTCGAGAAGGTGGAGTACGAGAACCTTGTTGGTGGCGTTGTCGCCATTCACTCTGCCATTAAGctctga
- the LOC106401257 gene encoding 2-methoxy-6-polyprenyl-1,4-benzoquinol methylase, mitochondrial isoform X1, whose amino-acid sequence MHLTSRADSSLSLVSSSQVIWAETKTQWAYNELQEAQYLFQSLIRYRQHKTRSRSCEFVIFLKLRTNFAEAMALRSISRRFGSRVLSYRSSSVASLHSHATSFGFQQVKEEEKRKLVGNVFSNVASSYDIMNDVMSGGLHRLWKERLVGKLSPFAGMKHLDVAGGTGDVAFRIFDAVNSVKRRALRKVDEDSLEETQIYVCDINPNMLNVGKQRAAERGLGDNKSLVWVEGDAEALSFDDNSMDGYTIAFGIRNVTHIEKALAEAYRVLKRGGRFLCLELSHVDIPVFKDVYDLYSFKVIPNLGELIAGDRESYQYLVESIRRFPPQEKFATMIADAGFEKVEYENLVGGVVAIHSAIKL is encoded by the exons ATGCATTTAACCTCTCGTGCGGATTCGTCACTTTCACTTGTCTCCTCGTCGCAAG TTATATGGGCCGAGACCAAAACACAATGGGCCTATAACGAATTACAAGAAGCCCAATATTTATTCCAAAGTTTGATCCGGTACCGGCAACACAAGACTCGATCTCGGAGCTGTGAGTTTGTGATTTTTCTTAAACTAA GAACAAATTTTGCAGAAGCTATGGCACTTCGATCGATCAGCAGGAGGTTTGGGAGCAGAGTCTTGAGTTACCGTTCCTCCTCTGTTGCTTCCCTTCATTCTCACGCCACAAGTTTCG GGTTTCAACAAgtgaaggaagaagagaaaagaaagttGGTTGGTAACGTTTTCTCCAATGTAGCTTCCAGTTACGATATCATGAATGATGTCATGAGCGGTGGCTTGCATAGGCTTTGGAAGGAAAG ACTCGTTGGGAAGCTGAGTCCATTTGCAGGGATGAAGCATCTTGATGTTGCCGGTGGAACGG GTGATGTTGCGTTTAGGATCTTTGACGCTGTTAACAGTGTCAAACGAAGAGCATTGCGGAAAGTTGATGAGGATTCACTTGAAGAAACTCAGATATACGTATGTGATATTAATCCCAACATGTTAAACGTTGGGAAACAACGTGCTGCTGAGAGAG GGTTAGGAGATAACAAGTCACTCGTATGGGTCGAAGGAGATGCAGAGGCCTTGAGTTTCGATGACAATTCAATGGATGGATACACTATTGCATTTGGAATAAGGAATGTCACACACATCGAAAAGGCTCTCGCAGAGGCTTATAG GGTACTAAAACGGGGCGGAAGATTCTTGTGCCTTGAGCTCAGCCATGTAGACATTCCGGTCTTCAAAGATGT ATACGATTTGTATTCATTCAAGGTCATTCCAAACTTAGGGGAACTAATAGCCGGTGACCGAGAATCTTACCAATACTTGGTTGAGAGTATTCGTCGGTTTCCTCCTCAG GAGAAATTTGCAACGATGATAGCAGACGCAGGATTCGAGAAGGTGGAGTACGAGAACCTTGTTGGTGGCGTTGTCGCCATTCACTCTGCCATTAAGctctga
- the LOC106401258 gene encoding 60S acidic ribosomal protein P3-2-like has translation MGVFTFVCKSKGGEWTAKQHEGDLEASASSTYDLQRKLVQTALSADSSGGVQSSFSLVSPTSAVFQVIIGGGSGGGFAAGGGAAAGGGGSGGESAAAAKEEEKKKEESEEEEGDFGFDLFG, from the exons atgggaGTATTCACATTCGTTTGCAAAAGCAAAGGCGGAGAATGGACCGCTAAGCAGCACGAGGGAGACCTCGAAGCCTCCGCTTCTTCCACCTACGATCTCCAGCGCAAGCTCGTTCAGACTGCTCTCTCCGCCGATTCCTCCGGTGGCGTTCAGTCTTCCTTCTCCCTCGTCTCCCCTACCTCCGCCGTCTTTCAG GTGATCATCGGCGGTGGATCTGGAGGAGGATTTGCTGCCGGAGGTGGTGCAGCAGCTGGAGGAGGCGGTAGTGGAGGTGAATCCGCTGCGGCCGCaaaggaggaagagaagaagaaggaagaatcTGAAGAGGAGGAAGGCGACTTTGGATTTGATCTCTTTGGTTAA
- the LOC106401257 gene encoding 2-methoxy-6-polyprenyl-1,4-benzoquinol methylase, mitochondrial isoform X2, with amino-acid sequence MHLTSRADSSLSLVSSSQGTNFAEAMALRSISRRFGSRVLSYRSSSVASLHSHATSFGFQQVKEEEKRKLVGNVFSNVASSYDIMNDVMSGGLHRLWKERLVGKLSPFAGMKHLDVAGGTGDVAFRIFDAVNSVKRRALRKVDEDSLEETQIYVCDINPNMLNVGKQRAAERGLGDNKSLVWVEGDAEALSFDDNSMDGYTIAFGIRNVTHIEKALAEAYRVLKRGGRFLCLELSHVDIPVFKDVYDLYSFKVIPNLGELIAGDRESYQYLVESIRRFPPQEKFATMIADAGFEKVEYENLVGGVVAIHSAIKL; translated from the exons ATGCATTTAACCTCTCGTGCGGATTCGTCACTTTCACTTGTCTCCTCGTCGCAAG GAACAAATTTTGCAGAAGCTATGGCACTTCGATCGATCAGCAGGAGGTTTGGGAGCAGAGTCTTGAGTTACCGTTCCTCCTCTGTTGCTTCCCTTCATTCTCACGCCACAAGTTTCG GGTTTCAACAAgtgaaggaagaagagaaaagaaagttGGTTGGTAACGTTTTCTCCAATGTAGCTTCCAGTTACGATATCATGAATGATGTCATGAGCGGTGGCTTGCATAGGCTTTGGAAGGAAAG ACTCGTTGGGAAGCTGAGTCCATTTGCAGGGATGAAGCATCTTGATGTTGCCGGTGGAACGG GTGATGTTGCGTTTAGGATCTTTGACGCTGTTAACAGTGTCAAACGAAGAGCATTGCGGAAAGTTGATGAGGATTCACTTGAAGAAACTCAGATATACGTATGTGATATTAATCCCAACATGTTAAACGTTGGGAAACAACGTGCTGCTGAGAGAG GGTTAGGAGATAACAAGTCACTCGTATGGGTCGAAGGAGATGCAGAGGCCTTGAGTTTCGATGACAATTCAATGGATGGATACACTATTGCATTTGGAATAAGGAATGTCACACACATCGAAAAGGCTCTCGCAGAGGCTTATAG GGTACTAAAACGGGGCGGAAGATTCTTGTGCCTTGAGCTCAGCCATGTAGACATTCCGGTCTTCAAAGATGT ATACGATTTGTATTCATTCAAGGTCATTCCAAACTTAGGGGAACTAATAGCCGGTGACCGAGAATCTTACCAATACTTGGTTGAGAGTATTCGTCGGTTTCCTCCTCAG GAGAAATTTGCAACGATGATAGCAGACGCAGGATTCGAGAAGGTGGAGTACGAGAACCTTGTTGGTGGCGTTGTCGCCATTCACTCTGCCATTAAGctctga